The genomic segment AGTGCGTGTTACGAGGAGAGCGTGCTGAAGTGGCTGGCGAACCCCGAGCGACCCGAAGGGCCGCAGGGGACGATCGGATTTACGATCAGCGCCGACATGAGCCCGGAGCTGCGGACCGTGTGCGAGCAAGTCCGTGAGCCGCGATGGGAGGTCGTGGAGGAGCGTGCCGAGGAGACCGTGTGCTGGGCCGATGTGGAGTTCACGCCGGGGGACTGGCCGAAGGATGCCAGGCCGTTGCGGTATGTGGCGGTGCGCATTCGCAAGAAGCAGGGGCGGCTGTTTGCGGCCGGGAACGACACGAAGTATCTGGCCGTGGTCAGCAATCGCCGCGAGATGGCGGGGGCGCAGTTGCTGCGCTGGCACTGGGGGAAGGCCGGCACGATCGAGCACGTTCACGACGTGACGAAGAACGAGCTGGGCGGGGCGGTGCCGCCCTGCGGGCGGTTTGGGGCTAATGCGGCGTGGTACCGGCTGTGTCTGCTGACCTACAATGTGCTCAGTGCCATGAAGTCGCTGGTGTTGCCGGGGGAACTGAGCGCGGCGCGCCCGAAGCGGCTGCGGT from the Candidatus Binatia bacterium genome contains:
- a CDS encoding transposase, with the protein product SACYEESVLKWLANPERPEGPQGTIGFTISADMSPELRTVCEQVREPRWEVVEERAEETVCWADVEFTPGDWPKDARPLRYVAVRIRKKQGRLFAAGNDTKYLAVVSNRREMAGAQLLRWHWGKAGTIEHVHDVTKNELGGAVPPCGRFGANAAWYRLCLLTYNVLSAMKSLVLPGELSAARPKRLRFRLFTIAGRLISHADKVIVRISAAAERFAGLVTARLRLVSLMSVPAPAS